A window of Bacillus mesophilus contains these coding sequences:
- a CDS encoding cyclic-di-AMP receptor, which yields MKLIMAVVQDKDSNRLSTALVESNFRATKLASTGGFLKSGNTTFLIGTEDIRVPKALEIIKENCKHRDQLVAPVSPMGGNADSYVPYPVEVEVGGATVFVLPVEEFHQF from the coding sequence ATGAAACTGATTATGGCTGTAGTCCAGGATAAAGATAGTAATCGTTTATCAACTGCATTGGTGGAATCGAATTTTCGTGCGACTAAATTGGCAAGTACGGGTGGATTCTTAAAATCAGGAAATACTACCTTCTTAATAGGAACAGAAGACATTCGTGTACCCAAAGCACTTGAAATTATAAAAGAAAACTGTAAGCACCGCGATCAGTTAGTTGCTCCTGTTTCCCCTATGGGTGGAAATGCAGACTCCTATGTTCCTTACCCTGTAGAGGTGGAGGTTGGTGGTGCAACGGTGTTTGTACTACCGGTAGAAGAATTCCACCAGTTTTAA
- the tmk gene encoding dTMP kinase: protein MKGLFITAEGPEGAGKTTIIHMLVKHLEKEGQKVIYTREPGGIKIAEQIRSVILNPDHTEMDGRTEALLYAAARRQHLVEKVLPAINEGYIVLCDRFLDSSLAYQGYARGLGIEEVLSVNQFAIENLMPTKTIYFDLEPEIGFNRIKKNLDREINRLDLEELDFHHKVREGYQLVIDREPERFVTINADQTIEQVYSETLHALESIISTHVTSTSL, encoded by the coding sequence CCTGAAGGTGCAGGAAAAACAACTATTATTCATATGCTAGTTAAACATTTGGAAAAAGAAGGTCAGAAGGTAATCTATACAAGAGAACCCGGCGGTATTAAAATAGCTGAGCAAATAAGATCAGTGATTTTAAATCCTGATCATACAGAAATGGATGGAAGAACGGAAGCCTTACTGTATGCTGCAGCTAGACGACAACATTTAGTAGAAAAGGTTTTGCCAGCTATTAATGAAGGGTATATAGTGTTATGTGATCGCTTCTTAGATAGCTCACTTGCCTATCAAGGCTATGCTCGTGGACTTGGAATTGAAGAAGTATTATCAGTTAACCAATTTGCGATAGAGAATCTAATGCCAACCAAGACAATCTATTTCGATTTAGAGCCAGAAATCGGATTTAATAGAATTAAGAAAAATCTTGACCGGGAAATCAACCGTTTAGATTTAGAGGAGCTAGATTTCCATCACAAGGTTCGAGAGGGGTATCAGTTGGTTATTGATAGGGAGCCTGAACGATTTGTTACGATCAATGCCGATCAGACGATTGAACAAGTATATAGTGAAACACTCCATGCACTAGAGAGTATAATAAGTACTCATGTAACAAGCACTTCATTATAA
- a CDS encoding YaaR family protein, whose protein sequence is MKINQDLRPALDKARNDQKVSTVGSSRFGEIVQKQESKLQMDQLHKLMSQIEGQGERLARSRNFKDLAKYKSLVKNFVKQAVEYGMDLKQSHSWTSSGHSQTLRTVEKVDRSLVELTDEIVKKEQGTIDILGKIGEIKGLLINLYT, encoded by the coding sequence ATGAAAATCAATCAAGATCTTCGTCCAGCATTGGATAAGGCAAGAAATGATCAAAAGGTATCTACAGTTGGATCCTCACGCTTTGGAGAGATTGTTCAAAAGCAGGAGAGTAAGCTCCAAATGGATCAACTTCATAAACTAATGTCTCAGATTGAAGGACAAGGAGAGAGACTTGCCCGTTCAAGAAACTTCAAGGACTTAGCTAAATATAAAAGTTTAGTAAAGAATTTTGTTAAACAGGCAGTTGAATATGGAATGGATCTTAAACAATCGCATAGCTGGACATCTAGTGGACATAGTCAAACACTAAGAACCGTTGAGAAAGTTGATCGTAGCTTGGTTGAATTAACAGATGAAATTGTCAAAAAAGAGCAAGGAACTATTGATATTCTAGGCAAAATTGGAGAAATCAAAGGACTGCTTATTAACTTATATACGTAA